Proteins encoded within one genomic window of Candidatus Micrarchaeota archaeon:
- a CDS encoding T9SS type A sorting domain-containing protein → IVRFVGEKGTKSQLEERYDTVDTSPNGPDFYGDTTSTLWIRVDEMYYYIYPPPVDHYIYFYALNDTSYHEIDVLYKGNPDEYWAAVFGGPVYSLPFEAVELSVEERSRLPEGSKLYIYPSPANSVVNMILGKESAYGNVRIYDETGRLVGDIHVSGGYGRGVRIDVSGLNSGVYNVVFDGVDVHGNKITATGRFTVVK, encoded by the coding sequence ATAGTACGATTTGTAGGTGAGAAAGGCACAAAATCACAACTGGAGGAGAGGTATGACACTGTGGACACGTCTCCAAACGGCCCTGATTTTTACGGCGATACAACATCAACATTGTGGATCCGTGTGGATGAGATGTATTACTATATTTATCCTCCACCGGTCGATCATTACATCTATTTTTACGCGTTAAATGATACAAGCTATCACGAGATAGATGTACTTTATAAGGGTAATCCAGATGAGTATTGGGCAGCAGTTTTCGGCGGACCGGTTTACAGTTTACCGTTCGAAGCGGTGGAGTTGAGCGTTGAGGAGAGGTCGCGGTTGCCGGAGGGTTCGAAACTGTACATATATCCGTCACCTGCTAACAGCGTAGTAAACATGATACTGGGTAAAGAATCTGCTTACGGTAACGTCCGGATATATGACGAGACCGGTCGATTGGTCGGCGATATACACGTGTCGGGCGGTTACGGTAGAGGCGTGCGTATAGACGTGAGCGGTCTGAACAGCGGCGTGTATAACGTAGTATTCGACGGTGTGGACGTGCACGGTAACAAGATAACCGCAACCGGTAGGTTCACGGTAGTGAAATAG